The sequence below is a genomic window from Pirellulales bacterium.
CCGCCATGATAGGCGTCGCCGGCTCTGGGCGTCAAACGACACGGCCGATACATTGGGCGTTGTCGCCGGACGCTCGGCTATCGATCCATGGATGTCGAGCATCGGGCAACGCCCGACCAATCTAACCGCCATTCTTGCCGTGCCATAACCGATGATTACGAGCCTGCAAAATCCGCGCGTCAGGGAAGTGCTCGCGCTGCGCGACGGCCGGCATCGCCGCCGGCAGGGGCGGTTTTTGATCGACGGCACGCGCGAAATCTCGCGCGCTTTGGCGGCGGGGATCGAGATCGAAGAAGTCTTCGTTCGGCCGGCGCTGTGTGGGGGCGACGATGCGGCGGCAGGCCAATTGCTGCGGGGATTGGCTGCGGCGGCCGTCAGGCAAACGGAAGTGTCGCCGGCGGTGTTCGAGCGGCTGGCATTCGGCGAACGGGCAGAAGGGATCGTGGCGGTGGCCCGACCTCCGCACACGACGCTCGACGATTTGCAGTTGCCTAATTGTCCGCTCGTGGCAGTGTTGGAGGGAGTCGAAAAGCCGGGAAATGTCGGGGCCGTATTGCGCAGCGCCGATGGGGCAGGCGTGGCGGCACTCCTCGTCGCCGACGGCGGAACCGATCTCTATAATCCGAACACGATTCGGGCCAGCTTGGGCACGATCTTTACGCTTCCCGTTCGTGCGACCACGGCCCTTGCCGCGCGCGATTGGCTCGCGAGGCGGAATATTCCGACGTTTGCAGCCCGTGTCGATGCCGCAAAAGATTACACGGAAGCTGATTTCACAGGGCCCGCGGCAATCCTATTGGGAAGCGAATCGCACGGACTATCGACCGCATGGTCTGGCTGCACGACGTCGATTCGCCTGCCGATGCTCGGCGCCGCCGACAGCCTCAACGTTTCGGCGACCGCGGCCGTGCTGTTTTATGAAGCCCTGCGGCAACGCGCCTCATCCGCGACGGAGTCGCCGTCGATGTAGCCCGCCGCTCCGCGGCGGAAGCGCAGTAGCATCGTGTTCTGCACTCGAAGCCTGGCACTGGCATAGCCAGTGGCACACGGGCAGCGGGCATAGCCAGTGGCACACGGGCAGCGGCAATATCAATTGCCTTTCCGTTGGACGTCGCATCGCGGTCTCGCGGGGATTGCGTAAAAGCAGTACAATCGTTTAGTTTTTACGGTGCCCGCAGGAAAGGGGCCAGCCGGATTTCGGTTTTTCATCATTGGTCAGCAAGGGATTCGCATGAGCCAAGCTGAAGTTGCACCGTCGATTGCGGCGGAAAAATTGCCCCTCTCCGAGCTTTCCGCTCAAGCGCTTTACGATAAGTGCGTCACGATCGCGCGGAACCTGTGGTGGAGTTGGCATCCCGAAGTGACGAATCTGTTCCGCGATCTCGATCCGATCCGCTGGCGACAGTTGGACCACAATCCGGTCGCCCTGCTGGCCGAATTCACGCCCGAACGATTGGAAATGCGGGCGGCCGAATTGGTGCTTTATAGCCGCATCAATCATGCTCATCGGCGGCTGAAAGAATATCTGAACCGCCGGCAGGATTGGAGCACGACGCACGCCGCGGTGCTGGGGGCGAAGCCGGTCGCCTATTTCTCGGCCGAATTCGGTTTGCACGAATCCGTGCCAATTTATTCCGGCGGCTTGGGCGTTCTGTCGGGCGACCATATCAAAAGCGCCAGCGGCTTGGGCGTGCCGCTGGTGGCGATCGGCTTGTTCTACGATCAGGGCTATTTCAAGCAGCACCTCGATATCGACGGCTGGCAACACGAAGAATATCTCGACACGAAAGTGGAAAACGTGCCCATGGAACCCGCGGTGGGCACCGATGGGCAGCACATCGTCGTGCGCATCGACACGCGCACCGGTCCGCTGCGGGCCAAGGTGTGGAAGATGCTTGTCGGCCGGGTGACATTGTATCTGCTGGATTGCGACGTGGACTCGAATCGGCCCGAGGATCGCGAGCTGACCAGCCGCCTCTATGGCGGCGACACGCGGACGCGAATTCGCCAGGAACTGGTGCTCGGCGTCGGCGGGATTCGGGCTCTCAAGGCGCTCGGCATTTCGCCCGGCGTCTATCATTTGAACGAAGGGCATAGCGTTTTCGCCACGCTCGAAGCCATTCGCGAGCGGATGGAAGAAGATGGCATGTCGTTCGACGATGCGCTCCGCGAAGTGTCGCAGCATGTCGTGTTCACCACCCACACTCCGGTGCCCGCCGGGCACGATCGCTTCGACGGCGGCTTGATCGAAGAGCATCTCGGTCCGCTGCGCGATCAGTTGGGGATTTCGTTTCAGCAATTGATGGGGCTCGGCCGCGTCGAGCCGCACAATGAGAGCGAGTCGTTCACCATGACCGTGCTCGGGCTGAAGCTTTCGCGGCGGGCGAATGCCGTCAGTTCGCTGCACGGGCACGTCAGCCGCCGGATGTGGGCCCATCTCTGGCCATGGCGCGTCGAAGACGAAATTCCGATCGGGCATATCACCAACGGCGTGCATGTGCCGACGTGGCTCGCGTGGCAAATGCAGCAGCTCTACGACCGGATTTTTCCCGCCGATTGGATGCGCCGCATGGGCGAGCCGGAAACGTGGCGCGAAATCTATCGCATCGATCCGGGCGAACTTTGGGAAACGCACTACAGCCTGAAAAATCTGCTGCTGCAATTCGTTCGCCGCCGAGTGAGCCGGCAATGCCGCCGCCGCGGCGAAAGCGATGAAGTCGTCGATCGCGCGCGGAGCCTTTTGGATCCGAACGTGCTGACGATCGGCTTTGCCCGCCGGTTTGCCACCTACAAGCGGGCCGATCTGATTCTCACCGATCCGGATCGATTCTGCCGGCTGCTCAACGATCCGGCGCGGCCGATTCAGATTATTTTCGCCGGCAAGGCCCATCCTGCCGACGAGCCGGGTAAGCGGCTGATCAAGAAGATCGCCAATCTGAGGCACGATCCGCGATTTGCCAATCGGGTCGTGTTCGTCGAAGACTACGACGTGAATGTCTGCCGGCATTTGGTGCAAGGCGTCGACGTGTGGATGAACACCCCTCGCCGCCCGCTGGAAGCCTCGGGCACGAGCGGACAAAAGGTCGTGCTCAACGGCGGCTTGAATCTTTCGGTGCTCGACGGTTGGTGGGCCGAGGC
It includes:
- a CDS encoding RNA methyltransferase, producing MITSLQNPRVREVLALRDGRHRRRQGRFLIDGTREISRALAAGIEIEEVFVRPALCGGDDAAAGQLLRGLAAAAVRQTEVSPAVFERLAFGERAEGIVAVARPPHTTLDDLQLPNCPLVAVLEGVEKPGNVGAVLRSADGAGVAALLVADGGTDLYNPNTIRASLGTIFTLPVRATTALAARDWLARRNIPTFAARVDAAKDYTEADFTGPAAILLGSESHGLSTAWSGCTTSIRLPMLGAADSLNVSATAAVLFYEALRQRASSATESPSM
- the glgP gene encoding alpha-glucan family phosphorylase gives rise to the protein MSQAEVAPSIAAEKLPLSELSAQALYDKCVTIARNLWWSWHPEVTNLFRDLDPIRWRQLDHNPVALLAEFTPERLEMRAAELVLYSRINHAHRRLKEYLNRRQDWSTTHAAVLGAKPVAYFSAEFGLHESVPIYSGGLGVLSGDHIKSASGLGVPLVAIGLFYDQGYFKQHLDIDGWQHEEYLDTKVENVPMEPAVGTDGQHIVVRIDTRTGPLRAKVWKMLVGRVTLYLLDCDVDSNRPEDRELTSRLYGGDTRTRIRQELVLGVGGIRALKALGISPGVYHLNEGHSVFATLEAIRERMEEDGMSFDDALREVSQHVVFTTHTPVPAGHDRFDGGLIEEHLGPLRDQLGISFQQLMGLGRVEPHNESESFTMTVLGLKLSRRANAVSSLHGHVSRRMWAHLWPWRVEDEIPIGHITNGVHVPTWLAWQMQQLYDRIFPADWMRRMGEPETWREIYRIDPGELWETHYSLKNLLLQFVRRRVSRQCRRRGESDEVVDRARSLLDPNVLTIGFARRFATYKRADLILTDPDRFCRLLNDPARPIQIIFAGKAHPADEPGKRLIKKIANLRHDPRFANRVVFVEDYDVNVCRHLVQGVDVWMNTPRRPLEASGTSGQKVVLNGGLNLSVLDGWWAEAYDGTNGFAIGRGHSHVSEEQGDRRDAEDLYRVLENKVIPLFYERDADGLPRHWIQMMMNSISSLAWRFSAHRMVMDYAKACYVPAAGGLSCEMPGR